In the Agromyces flavus genome, GATCCCGAGCGAGCGACCCTGTTCGTGCAGTCGCACGTGCTCGCGCACACCGAACTCGCCTGGGTGCTCGGCACGTTGACCGGGTTCGGCGAGGCCAGCCGCATGACGCAGTTCAAGGACAAGTCGGCCCGGTACGGCGCCGAGGCGACCACGGTCGGCCTCTTCACCTACCCGGTGCTCATGGCCTCCGACATCCTGCTCTACGGCACGCAGCTCGTTCCCGTCGGCGACGACCAGCGGCAGCACCTCGAGCTGACGCGCGACCTCGCAGCGCGGTTCAACTCGCGCTTCGGCGAGACATTCGTCGTGCCCGAGGCGCTCATCCCGAAGGAGTCGGCCCGCATCTACGACCTCCAGGAGCCGAACACCAAGATGTCGAAGTCGGCATCGAGCCCGAACGGCCTCGTCAACCTGATGGACGACCCGAAGGTCATCGCAAAGAAGATCAAGAGCGCGGTCACCGACAACGAGCGCGAGGTCAGGTACGACCCGCAGGCGAAGCCGGGCATCGCCAACCTGCTCGACATCTACGCGACCGTCACGGGCCGCACCATCCCCGAACTCGAGGCCGAGTACGACGGCCGCGGCTACGGCGACCTGAAGAAGGACCTGGCCGAGGTCGTGGTCGATCGCGTCGCGCCGATCCGCGCGCGCACGCTCGAGCTCATGGAAGACCCGGCCGAGCTCGATCGGCTGCTCGCGATGGGCGCCGAGAAGGCCGCCGAGCGCGCCGATCGCACGCTCGCGACGGTCTACGAGCGCGTCGGGTTCCTCCGCCGACGGTGAACGCGAGCCCGACCCACAGTGCGGAGTCGCGTGAGCCGACGGCCCGCGGCGCCGTCGTCTTGTTCGACCTCGACGACACGCTCATGGCGCATCGCGAGGCGGTCGCCTCGGGCATCCTCGCGCACCTGCGTGAGCGAGGATACGAGGCCGAGGTCGCGGAGTCCCGCGCGCTCTGGCACGAGCTCGAGGAACGGCACTACCACGCGTACCTCGCCGGGGAGCTGACCTTCGAGCAGCAGCGGCGCGCCCGCGCGGCCGAGTTCGCCCGCGCGCACGGCGACGCCCTCGACGACGAGGCGGCGGGGGCGTGGTTCGCGCGATACTTCGAGCACTACCGCGCGTCGTGGGCGCTGCACGACGACGTCGAGCCGGCGTTCGA is a window encoding:
- the trpS gene encoding tryptophan--tRNA ligase; its protein translation is MNTARPVVFSGMQPSGDSLHLGNYLGALVNWVALQDDHDPIYCVVDLHAITVPQDPAVLHEATRRTAAQYLAAGVDPERATLFVQSHVLAHTELAWVLGTLTGFGEASRMTQFKDKSARYGAEATTVGLFTYPVLMASDILLYGTQLVPVGDDQRQHLELTRDLAARFNSRFGETFVVPEALIPKESARIYDLQEPNTKMSKSASSPNGLVNLMDDPKVIAKKIKSAVTDNEREVRYDPQAKPGIANLLDIYATVTGRTIPELEAEYDGRGYGDLKKDLAEVVVDRVAPIRARTLELMEDPAELDRLLAMGAEKAAERADRTLATVYERVGFLRRR